The Delphinus delphis chromosome 10, mDelDel1.2, whole genome shotgun sequence genome includes a region encoding these proteins:
- the RPS10 gene encoding small ribosomal subunit protein eS10: MLMPKKNRIAIYELLFKEGVMVAKKDVHMPKHPELADKNVPNLHVMKAMQSLKSRGYVKEQFAWRHFYWYLTNEGIQYLRDYLHLPPEIVPATLRRSRPETGRPRPKGLEGERPARLTRGEADRDTYRRSAVPSGADKKAEAGAGSATEFQFRGGFGRGRGQPPQ; encoded by the exons ATGTTGATGCCTAAGAAGAACCGGATTGCCATTTATGAACTCCTTTTTAAGGAGGGAGTGATGGTGGCCAAGAAGGACGTCCACATGCCTAAGCACCCCGAGCTGGCAGACAAGAATGTGCCCAATCTTCATGTCATGAAGGCCATGCAG TCTCTCAAATCACGAGGCTACGTGAAGGAACAGTTTGCCTGGAGACATTTCTACTGGTACCTAACCAACGAGGGTATCCAGTATCTCCGGGATTACCTTCACCTGCCCCCTGAAATCGTGCCTGCCACCCTGCGCCGCAGTCGTCCTGAGACTGGCAGGCCGCGGCCCAAAG GTCTGGAAGGAGAGCGACCTGCAAGACTCACAAGAGGGGAAGCCGACAGAGACACCTACAGACGAAGCGCTGTGCCCT CTGGTGCCGACAAGAAAGCCGAGGCCGGGGCTGGGTCAGCAACCGAATTCCAGTTT AGAGGCGGATTTGGTCGTGGACGTGGTCAGCCACCTCAGTAA